AGGTAAAATGTGATTTGTTCAATCCTTTTATAGAATGCTATAGCATATATCTATGCCACACATATACCTATACAGGTAGACAGATAGATGTAGGCATATGTGTTTATACACACAcagctcccacagcagcacataTAAATACAAACACTAATTTTTGAAGGCCATACACATTAAGCAGGTGTAGAAAGCATCTGAAGACTATACTCTAGCATTGCTGCCTTCTTAGTTCAGCCAGTTGCTTTGGATATAAAATAGCTAACTGACCAGTATTTGGACAGTTCTCGTCACGTATGACTTTGTACTCTGTTGAAGggttacttttatttttatttctcttcttggcTTTCAGGATGCTCTCATATGGGCTccgttttattttattttttattagaagCCTCCCTATTTCTGCACCATTTCTTGCTTTCAAGAGCAGTTTTGTTTGAGCTATCAATCCCATTAGCTTTCCTGAAGGACTGGGAATACTCTTTCAGCCAACAAAGCAATCAGCCCTAaactcatggaaaaaaaagaaaagcggTGTTATggtatgtattttctttaaacaaaaatcccatatttaaaaggcattttccttttttctcagcTCTAAACTAGAAGAGACAGAGCATATGGATTATAATCCATATGTCATATATCAGTCACAGCCTGAAAATCACAGTATAGATGTTGACAGATCTTGGTATCAGCCACCAACAGGCAGATGTCAGTAAAAATGACTTACCAAATGGactacagaaaacagagcaaagacGCAGGCATTTTATAAACACTAGACACAGACAGAGACtaagcagagaaaggaagaacaatAATTTTCCTCCGAAAAGACAAATTGAATAAACTTAAGAGATGGAAGTTTATCTTGAAAATTGCTATGctgctcattaaaaaataagctATAAATGCTGGCCTATATCCTAGCATTTCTAAACAATtatatactttaaaaacaaagggaaTTCACCACAGACCAGGAATATTTGCGCCAAATTAGTGTTCATCAATCTTACACCTTCATATTAGTTAGGAAAGAAATAGACTATGCAAtctcatggatttttttccatctttgatttttttataaCAAGAGTCTCAATGAAAATAGGGCGTACTTACTTGGTCTCACTGAAGAGCTCACCATCCATACCAAAGGCAATATCAAGAGGAGGAGTGAGTGTCTGCATTGAGAAAGCCACACGACATAGCTCTCGAATAAAACTGCTGATGACAGCAAAATCAAATTCTGGTGTGGATGAAATCTTTGGGTTGATGTTCATGGAGCGAATTACTTCCTGAAAATAGACACAACTGAGTAATTAGAGCTCACTACTGCTTTTATTATGGGAAAGTAAGAAAATCCATCTGAAATACGAGTCTCTGCTTTCTACACttaaaaatcaatataaaaGGCTCTCAGAATTGTTATCTTAGGTTACTGCAGAAAATATTAGCTTCAGAAAGctagagaaacagaaacagaattgaCATCGGTTTTAAGAGGGAGATACAGTTTTTCAGTACAGagcttaagaaaaataataaaattcacCTTATATTTATGTGATTAATACAATAACACTGCATCTTATCAACACTATTATTCTGACAGAGATGTTATAGTCATAGGCAAATAAAACAAGAGACAACTGGGCCATAACAATATTATTCTGGAAAATAAACCGCTACAAGACATAAAATCCATGCAATAAACTTCTCTTCCTGCTCCAGGGTACACTGCATTTCTAGTTTACACAGTGAATTTACTAGCTACTGAAATAGATCAACACATCCCTTCCCTGCTGCCCTTGACTTACATTGACGCTGGCTTGAACATCATACAGATCCTCATGGCGAACGATATAATCCATAACAGTGTCTTCAAGTGACTCAGGCCCCGAGTGCCCTATAGATAGTGTCTTTCTTACACGCATTTTGAACTGCCTGTAGGCCATCTTTGCTGCTTGGAAAGACTCCTGGAATTATATAGAAGGTCCAGTTAAATTCAGGAGATTGCAAGGTCAGATTTTTGTTATCCTTTCAGACTGACTTTAACCCAGTGTTATAGAAGGAGGAAGATAAAACACTGCCATAGAGGTGATGGCTGAAAATATCCCTCTTTGGGACGACTTCTCTGATGAAATCAAGTTATGATTTACTTTTCAAAGGTGGGATTGAAAAGCTTTCCAGGTAACACTCCACTTGCATAcaggacacacagacacacatatCAACACAATAGAAGTACAATATCAAGTACAGAATTTAATAATTGCATTTAAGTGCTACAACCTAACATGTCAGACAGCAGTACTCCTTGTCTGTTGGGAAGAATGTTTGGGTAAAGACAACtgtgaaaaaagaaactgcagtaaGTTAGATGTGCTTGGGATCGCACACGTTAAAAGATGTACTACCTCTCTGACACAGGTAGGGACTATGTGAATTTCATTAGACAAGAaaattaaacacagaaaaacaaatttcttcagGCTGAGCTCTCACAGTAAACATGAGGTACATAGGTAATTTCAAGGAACCCATAAAACTAGAAAAACATATAGCTACAGGCAAGAGGGAATCATGACATGAAACATTTTCAGCTCCGTATAATGTAATATTTCCAAAAGTATTCATTTAAATGGAACAGTGATGCTTAGTGTAAAAGTCATCTACCTTTCAAGCCATTCCAAATTTTCTTATGAGTCTCTCTTAGCACATGCACTGCACATCACTGACCCTGTTCTAACGCAGGGGCAAGACAGACATAAAAGGACATTAAACTAAGTTTAATGTAGAagtggaagggaaggaaaaggaaaacaagaagagaaatttttcttttttgtacttcACAAACACCAAGTAATCCAATCCAGTCATAGCACTTtatgaaatgagaaatattttcctttcttaccACTGCTGCTGTGTATATTATCCTCTGCACCATCTCCATATCATTGATGTACATCCTCAAAATCCTCTCTGCATCAAAGCGATCTTTAGAATAAATGTCCCCAAAGCGAGCAACCAGGAAGGCATGACGTGAAGCATTCGTGCTCCTGGCTCGGCCAGGTGAGCAGCTCCTCAGGGGAAGAGGACTAGATGACCTGCTCCTCATGCGTCTCGGGGAAGGAGAGCGGCTCCTTGCAATCCTAGGAGAGACACGCAACAAAACATGCAGTCACTTCAGCATCTGCAGGTGCCTTGGCCTAGTGGCAGCTTTACATCAATTTAATTATCGTCAGGGACACCGagatttgaaggaaaaaaatcaaagaagtaAGGCTGCAGCTGATTTAGCATGAAGGCATTTGTGTCAGTATATTTCATGGGCTGGATCCTAACTGATAAAATAGAACAATTTCCCAAACTGTATAAAGCTATTCACTTTGTTCCGGATAAACACACTTCTAACTACGGAAACTTCAGAGATATATTTCTCTTCAGTATCACTGAGAAGCTGTGAAGTTGAACAAATGAGAATAGTAATTTCTGCCCCATAATGGTGCAGTATGCAAAGAGGACttacaaacaacaacaaatcatCCGTTTTTATTCTGTACAGTtgttttcaatgtattttttaaagctattctATTTGTTATAAGCTCAGGGTAACTGTACAAAATTAAAAGTTCATGCACTAGGAGAAACCAGCTTGAAGCTGGTTTATGTTCCTCTGCAACCAAAGTACAGAAGTTTAACTTTTGTTCATGCTTCACATTAACATGAGGAGCCACCTCATGCCACCTAACCTTTACAATTTCTCCAATCCAGTGACTTCTTTGAAAAATGGCCCTACCTGCTCTGCAAAACAGACTTCTGGGCATCCAGGATAGAAAGCTCATCCCGCAACATTTCAATCTGCTGCTCATAGTCATTCAGATGATCTAATCTCCTCAGAGAGTTCTCCTCCTGGGCACGGGAAGCCTTCAGACTTAACCACATCGAATAAAGTCAGTCATGAGATGCCCTTCTACCAACAATGCAAACCATCTATCAATTAACCCTTATCAAACAAGAACAGAACAGGAGACTCTTTGTGCTGAAATACAATAagattaaaagataaaaaaacaaTACTCTTAAGTACACTTTAAAGTGTAAATGTGCCCTGTGGCAGGAGACAGGATACACTGCACTACATTACAGGAGAGATGATTGGCTAACTTCTGGTGTCCTTGAACTACCTTAGATCATAAGGCCAAAGAAAACCATTGGTTTCTTTCTCATATTCTGACTCATCTAGAGTCAGAACTTGTAGGAAAttataggaaagaaaactgagctGACAATTCTTTTCTCACATCATGTCTTCAGGTACTTTTCTTCAATTGTTTTGCTCAAAAGACATCACTAATGCTGTTATTTAAATAATACTAGAAGCAAATgattcctcttctgctcttccccCCAAAGTGTTTCTCAAGCATCTGCAAGTTTACAGTCTATTGTTTACTCTTACATAACGCTAGGAAGCATCTCAACACCTCCACTTCCCCTGCTAGCACAAATATCactgttgttttcctctttctaaaAAAATACCAATGCTTTCTATTCATTTTGGAGGCATTCAGTTTGTCCTCCCTTCTCTTTACTAATGAGCACTGGTGAGATTTTCCACAATCTGAACCTGAATCTGAATGAAAGTTATTACACCTATCAATTGGCAAGTTTTCTGCTCAGGAGAAGCTGCAGGAAAGCAGGACTCAGAAGATCACAAGTGATAAGGTCAGCAAATCTGTCACAACTGTCCTTTCAACCTGGTTAGGAAAAGCTACAGATACAGAACAGTGTTTTATATCcacttttatttgcagttaAGGCTAGAATCCATTCCTTGATGTATGAAATTCCACCATTCCACTAGGAGAAAATACAACAGCCTTGAGAACTGTCAAATATCTAATGCTCTTTGGATAACAGCATCTCTCTGCTAACCTCCAGTCCAGAACAATTCAGTAGTTACAAGGACACTCCCCATTCCACCACTTCTTTAGTTAAGCTAGACTCACACAGAAATTCAAGGCAAGAACAATCCACTTatgtcttttttccccagtaccctttttttttttttttttttttaagaggagtCCTCTCTGACAGAGAAAATACAGCCTCCTAAAGTCACTGACTTCAGGTACCATATAGAACATTAATAATTATAATCACATTTATCAGAACTTCTTTCTGCTAACCTATATAACACGTCCTCTACAAAGCAGAAACAGACCGAAAAGCCCTCATGACCTTACTTTCTTCAGCAAGGTGTCTGGCTTCGCTGTGTTTGATTGAGTGAAGATTGGCAAAACTCTAAATATCCGAGGAGAGAACTTCCATTTATAACAGTATTAATAAGATTTCGTTCAGTCTGCATATAATATGTAATCCTGTTATAATGCATATCCCAATATAACAAAAACTTACACTGACTCTACAAGTTAATTATATTGAGCCTAGAACACACTTGCTCTAACAGCCCAGGAGAAAGGTGTCTGACaaaaaaatgattgaaataTACAAGACAGATAGACTACAGACAAGACAAATGAGTTCAACAGCtattccaaaaagaaaaaagagtcaAAAGCAAAGGACAGTCCTGGGAAACTGCTATTTCAGTAAAATAGATAAACAGATAGAGAcagataaatagataaaaagatagataaatagataaacCTGCCCTAGGTGTCGCAGGCAGGTGAAGGCTAGGCAAATCTGATTTTACTCAGCTAAAAAGGTTACAGTCTTTATAGAGTCATTTGAGGTGGAAGGAACCCcgaaagatcatctagtccaactctcctgcgATTTTGAAAAGTTGTTtcaaagaacacagaaattGCTTCAATCAGAAGCTCAGAACCCAGGCAAAAGACACAAAGACAGAATTGCCACTAAACTGAGGGTGAACACAAACAATAAGCACATGGAGATTGCAGAAATCCTGAATTCACAAAAAGACAGGAATGTTTTATTGTCTGCCATTAATACAAATGTCAACACAAATTTCCACGCAGTCTGCATTAAGACCTACACTCAGAATTTGTGAGAGGCTCTGTTCTCAACAAATTGCTTTCATCTGGAAAACAGTGGTCAGCTTTCAtctaagaattaaaatattaatatgaGCTACTTTTCAGCcgaaaaaaaatcaaaaagaaaaacattttatggGAATACAAGTCTATCTTCCACATATCCATTCAAAAAGTTAAAGTCTGAAGTGATGAACACCTACCAGGGAAAGTCCATAGATGAAATCCATGAATTAATATTATTCCAGAAGCAATGATAGGCATTTAGAATCCCTAATACTCTTTCACATTCTTTTCTGATAATATaaccattttaaaaaacaaaaacaaaaactgggCTACATTTCATAACAGTGAAGAATTATAACTGCTTCTAGAACTGCAGAACCAGccacaaaagaaaattagttttaaagGCTACTGTGCTGAAGCAGAATGGGAAGTCCCCCCAGCTGCTCTATTACTGATCCAAATTAACTCTCCAGATGTGACCAAGACATTTAGGAACTataaaaatttttaaagcagagaCAGCAACATTAGTAATACTCATGTACAGGTCTGTGCAGACAGGCAAAAGGATCTGGAAAAcagtctgaaagaaaaagccttatAAATAACTTCACCTTAAGGCAGAGAGaccaaaatgttttctatcTAACATATATGCTTACTTTCAAGAGCATCATAGCAGGAAATCCGTGTCTGTAGCTCACTACATTCCAAATATGGTTCACTCCTATTAATTTTATCTACAAGACTGAGTGCTATCAAGCTGATAATTTCAAAGTAACCCTTCCTCTAACCTAAAGAGAAAAGGATATAAGTTCAGCAAGAATAACAATCCTTCTCACTTGGATTGATTTGTGCTACTTCTTCctagaaagcagaggaaaaaagctcCAGGATGTCAAGGACCTAGACATATTTTCTCTATAGCATGGGACAGTGTAGTAGAATAAACAGCATCCACTCAGGTAGAAGACAGACAGTCTTTGCATGCTGACTTTCTGCCACAAATGCTGCAAGATTAGATTTTTCTTACGCTGCTCTTAGCTGAATAAtttcatctgctgctgccaaaAGAGTAGTGGCTGATTTGGTCTTTGTGTCTTCAAGAGCCAACTGGGTTTGTGCCAGACTGCAAGAAAAATTAATAACCTTCATGGCAAAGGCAGAGATTCCACCAGAGAATTTAATATAACTGTTTTAGCAGACCAAATCTGTACCAATTTAACATATGAAAACCATCACAGTGGGCTTTGTGCAGGCTATCAGCACACAAAATAGTTTATAAGTCATATCTGACTAAGCAACAGAATTATTTTGCTACAActcatgtttttttcattaaggCTCAACCAGTTTTTCATCTATTCCAACAATTTATAGTGCTCAGAATGACTTCACCGTCTGTAAATGGGGTATCGTGGGACATGAATTCTCTTCCTTTTGCATCTGTCCCCTGTTATCAATAACTACACAATAATGACTCTGTAGCATCATTCATCCTGAAAGGATAAAAACACAACTTCCCTTCTGCCTGAAACACCTACAATTACCTCTTTTGAGGTTTCTGCCTTCCAGAGTCCTGCCTTTGCAAACCACAGCCAGCCCCTTTCTAACCTGACTGCACAAAGAAACGCAGCCCACAAAGCTGTGAAGAATCTTTGCCACTTCTTAAGGAACAAGCCTAAACCTGCCTTGTTTTGTACCGCAAACTGCCACACACACAATCTCTGTAGTGAATAAGTTTCCTTGTATTTCTCAACTTGACCATCCAACACTTCTCCCCAGCTCAGCAAATAAAGTCTATCCACACAGGAGCATAGGATGAAGTGCTTCATGCTTAAATCAACCTTTATATATACAGAACTTCATATGtacatagaaccacagaatagctgaggttggcagggagCTCTGAAGCTTGTCTGGTCCAACCCATGCTAAGCAGGGACACACAGAGCATGCTGCCCTTATGAAAATCTCCAAGGAGACCACAACAGTGCTCAATTGCCTGCAAAGTgaagaaatgcttcctaatgTTCAGAGGAaatcttttgtttcagtttgtgcccactgcctcttgtctcCACCTCTAGCACCCAGCACAACTGAGAAGAGATTGGCTCCATTTTCTTTACACTCTCCCCTCAGGTATTTACTTGTATACATTTGCAGGATCCATTAATCATAAAATTCAgtcaagctccaaccccctgccatgggcaggttGCCTCCtatcagatcaggctgcccaagaccccatccaacctggtcttgaatgcctccagagataggcatccacagcttctctgcgCAGCCAgcgccagtgcctcaccactttaATTTCCCACAACTCTTCTCAATAGTCAGAAATATCAACACATGACAACTCCTTTGCTTATTAAATCTTCCAggctggaattattttttttaagattaccTAATAATGGCAAATTTGTTGGACAAAGGGATTGAATGCAActtcagtaaatttgcagatgacaccaagttgggaggaagtgtggATCTGCATGAGAGGAGGAAAGCCCAGCAGAGGGAATGGCTGAGGCCAACgagatgaagttcaacaagaccaaatgcatggggttgttgtaCCCAGCAGTGCTACATGCTTGGGACAGAGCGGTTGGGAaactgaaaagaggaaaaggatttgTACATGTTAAATGACGGCCAGCTAAACATgggcagtgtgcccaggtgccCAAGGAGGCCGatggcatcctgacttgtatcagaaatTGCACCAAGCCAGCAGGATCCTGGAGGATCATCCCTCTGTGTTCAGCACTGGAGAGGCCGCACCTCAagaactgtgttcagttttgggcccctcactacaagaaagacatcgaggccctggaggtccagagaagggcaaggaAGCCATGAAGCATTCGGAGCACAAATCTTACAGGGAgcggctgaaggaactgggattgtttagagTGGAGGAGGCTCGGGGAGACCTGACCTCTCTACAGTGACatgaaaggagattgtggcaaggtgggggttgGCTGCTTCTCCCACATAACAGTCACAGGATGAGATAACAGACATAATGGCCTTAAGTcgtgccaggagaggttcaggttggatagtaagaaaaaatttcttctcagaaagagcagtaatgcattggaacaggctgtccagggacgtggtagagtcaccatccctggaggttttcaagaaaagcatagatgtggcactgagggaacACACCTTAGTGAGTGAtgggtggacagttggactagatgatctgagaGACTTCTTTGATAGTCAAAAATCAAAATGCCTGCATTTATTCAAGATCCAGATACTAGATACTTGGGGAGTAGGAGGCATCTGCCAGATTAGGATACATGATGAAATATTCTTTCTACTGAATTGCTTTTTCAGTTCTAGCTTACACAGTTCGCAGACCTGAGAACTTGATATTCTTTGGATTTCTTAATAAAAGCATTAACTTATATCCTTTTTTGTATTAACCAAATGATCAATGATTTTGTGATCCTGCGATTGtgaacattcatttttctcacaCTAAATAGAACACAATGGAAAATATCTGTCACTTGGAGTGACTTCCAAAATGTTCTTGGAAGTGGCTCAAACCAGATCAACCTGTTTATGAAGCAGACAATTATTTTGTAACTACAGTGCTCCATAAAATGTGCTTCATGCAATCCAAAAACTGTTCAGTTCCATTGGACTATGTGAAAAATCTGCCTTTCTTCCTTCATCTTGCCATAATGGCTTTTGATCTTAGAAATACACATACTAATTACATACTAATTACGATATGCTCTACATCCTTCAATAATGATTGCACTGAAGCtactctattttttaaaatcaatgttTGCTCAGCCTGTAGAAGTCTATGAACTATAATTTAAGTGAGATGGTTATGTTCTATACAAAACTCTTGTCTGGAGTACTGCCATGTTTGCCAACACTTCTTCCAGAAGCAAAACATATCAGGTCAATCAAGGAATCTAAGTATGACTGTATCACCTGTAGTCCATTTCGAACACAAATGGAATATTCTGAAACACTGATTTTAAGCCAGAAATGAATAATTTTACAAatcttccagtatttaaatGTCACTAGAAAAAAGtattgcaggggaaaaaaatggggaggggaggagaaagggGGGGAGGGATTTTTATGGGGAGTTAACTCCCAGTTAATTCCCCTACTCTTGTTGCACATGGTCAAGCTCCAGACGAGTTGATGTCAgttcttcctgcagctcctgcagctgaaaAGTCTGCCTCAGTTGTCTCTCTTTCTCAATTGAATCCTACAGTGAAACAAAATAACAGTTTCAATATTGTACCTTACAGAATCCTTCAGTAACATAGCAATCTTAGCATGCATGTTTCTAAAAAGTTCAGTAAAGaccgtagaatcatagaattgctcaggttggaaaagaccttaaagatcattgagtccaaccacaacctaaccatactgcCCTAACAgccctccgctaaatcatgtccctgagcaccacatccagttTTTAAACATCCaggtgactcaaccacctccctggttagcctattccagtgcttaacagccctttcAGTAAGGAagtttctcctaatatccaacctaaacttaccctgacacaacttaaggccatttccccttgtcctgtcactagtGAGAAGAGACCGGCcccactcttgctgtaagcacctttcagacattggaagagagcaataaggtctcccctcagcctccttttccccagactaaacagccccagttccttcagttgctcctcGTAGGGTATATTCTCCAAGCCTCAACCATTTTTAAGGTAATTGAAAATAAAGTTATGACTGACTATGCCATCAACAAGTACAGATTTGTGAATTCATGCAcacaaaatagaagaaatactTACTAAAACAAGTCAGGTAACTTATATTTCAAGAAAGCTGCATGTACAGCAGCGTGCTATGTTTTTAACAACCTATAGATTTGCCTTATGGTACTAAACAGGTAACTGCACAGCAGGCTTTTCTTCAAACTTTGAATGTCACGTGCAGTTATTACTATGAGCAACAAATGACATATTTCATTAAGCAAAACGAGGGAGGGAGGCTATTATTCCCTTAAAAATtcccttaaaaataaacttcctACCTACCTGATTTAAGGAGAGGCTAGTTTCAAAGAGCCTTCCTGAAGTAGCATGGGAAAACCAAGCCCCTAACCACGGCAGGAGACGAGTTTTTATTGTCTCTACACCTGCATAATGCCCACCTAGGAAAATACAAGCATTAGGAAACTATGAGACACTTATACGAAGAGCAGAGCTTAAGAAGATGGCACATGTGAAATGTGCCAGTAATAAGGCAAGGCACTGATTTACCGTCTTGAGATGTCTCATTGAGGATTGTGAAGAGCTGCCCTTGAATCATAGATGTCATTTCTATTAATTCACAACACTGGTTCAGATTTTGATCACAGGAATTGATCTGTAAATTAATTGGTATTAATAGATCTGCCTGGAATTTCTTGCTTAGAATAATTCCTGTTGCGATCATGACATTAAAGGGTTAGCTCTTTATGtgactttattattattattacatttcCACAGCTATTTCTTACTGCACCCTTCAGAATAATCATCTTCAGAATGATCACGTTGCTAATAAGCACACAGGCTACACATCAGGATTCTCTGGCCCCATTAAGTCACCACTAGACAAAACTAACTCCTTTCCCCAGTGACAAACAAACTGCAACTATAAACAAAAGAATATAAAGATGCATTAAAATCTTTTAGCAGagttttttggggggttttgttttctttttgtttttgttttgtttttttaactttacCAACAGCCACAAGAGCTCTTTGTAGTTTTACCTGATTTAAGAGTTATCAGCTGAAACAAGCAATACTCAAGTCTGGGCAAACCCCAGCATTAAGCTAGGAAACAACAGAACGgtaaaattaaataactttCAACAAATACAATTCCCAAAAGGAAATTATGGAGTTCAACTTCTCAGGACACTCCTGCACCTGCCAGGAAAAAACCACACCCTTTGTACCCACTTCCTTCATCTTTATTTGTAATACAGCTATCATCTTCACCTTGCATTGACCACCAGGTCCTTATGCTTCAGTGGCTCCATGTAGTTCGCAGGAGCTTTGAAAACAGGAATGACCCTCACCCATATATAGTCACCTCACACTtgagtgctgcagcatgctTTCCTCTGTCCTCAAGAAGTACAGTCTCACCCTGCTAACATTCACCAGAACACCACTGCAAATTGCATTTTTCCAGCTCATTACACTGACACGACACCCACAGTGCTCccatctgccagctctgctcctcacagcagagagctgctcaACTCCATCTCCAAGACCTGTGGACTACACTCACCCACTTCCTGTGCTGTTGAGCAGCCCCATGGCCTGCTGCCAGTACCCACATGCAGGGTATAAGGTGAGTGCTCCTGTTCCTCCTGGTGCCCCGTGTTCTGCAAACCTTTACCAGCCTCCCTCAAACTACTCCTTAGGATTGCCTTCAGCCAGGAATCCTGCACAAAGGCTGATGGGCACTGTAACCCTTCATACAACAAGGTATGCACAAAAGGGTCACATCTTTGCTCAAGATGTGTGCTCACCGatcacagcagcaggctgagggcagccgCAGTGCCCTGAGACACAGGAGTGAGGATGTTGTggccatcaccactgctgagaATATTTACAACTTCCAAGCTTCAGTTCCCTCCATCGCAACACCTTCCCCTCGATGTAACCCTTCCTGTCCTGCTCACACGGTTTCgcctcctccacctcctgccCTCTTCTCTCttcacacagccctgctgctgccataCCCCCGAATCCTACTCCATCCCCTCCCGCCCACCTCCAGCTTTCTCCTCCCCGTGCAGTTCTCTGCCCCCAAGACCCTGCACAGCACTCCCCGAGCACCCTCTGCCCTTCCCTTGGCCGCTGTTTCGCCTCGTGCCTCCTACCACCTGCGCAGCAAAATTCTCTTTGACTTTATCCCGGTTACTGCAGCGCACAGATCCCTTCTAGCTTTCCACTCTCGCCACAGGCGCAAGAAAAGTAAAAACGTTGAAGCTGCGCACGccaggaggcagcagtgtgTACACGTGCGCGTCCCGACGCGGCGCTCAGAGGGCAGCTGCGATCACAGCAGAACCACAACTCGGAGGGCGCCGGGCAANNNNNNNNNNNNNNNNNNNNNNNNNNNNNNNNNNNNNNNNNNNNNNNNNNNNNNNNNNNNNNNNNNNNNNNNNNNNNNNNNNNNNNNNNNNNNNNNNNNNTAACCAATATCATGGAGTGTATATTTGGCTCCTTGAAACAGTGGCTGGAGATATTTAACAACTTTCGACGTCACTGCAGCAATTCATTTTGTCCCAGTCCTTTATTGTTAGAGCTCTATCTTCCATACATAAAATCAAAAAACACAATAGAGAGAAAAGCTTTACCCATCTCAACTCTTTGGACTCCCTTTCAGGGCTCTCCCAGA
Above is a window of Meleagris gallopavo isolate NT-WF06-2002-E0010 breed Aviagen turkey brand Nicholas breeding stock chromosome 4, Turkey_5.1, whole genome shotgun sequence DNA encoding:
- the SPATA18 gene encoding mitochondria-eating protein isoform X2, which translates into the protein MTSMIQGQLFTILNETSQDGGHYAGVETIKTRLLPWLGAWFSHATSGRLFETSLSLNQDSIEKERQLRQTFQLQELQEELTSTRLELDHVQQDLKASRAQEENSLRRLDHLNDYEQQIEMLRDELSILDAQKSVLQSRIARSRSPSPRRMRSRSSSPLPLRSCSPGRARSTNASRHAFLVARFGDIYSKDRFDAERILRMYINDMEMVQRIIYTAAVESFQAAKMAYRQFKMRVRKTLSIGHSGPESLEDTVMDYIVRHEDLYDVQASVNEVIRSMNINPKISSTPEFDFAVISSFIRELCRVAFSMQTLTPPLDIAFGMDGELFSETKYHRSVDSDYTAALVAYHVWPALMENDVVIVKGEAVTKRGALWSHRSRSRSRNRSVSPLLSHLSRSRSPSPQRSGSPRH
- the SPATA18 gene encoding mitochondria-eating protein isoform X3, yielding MTSMIQGQLFTILNETSQDGGHYAGVETIKTRLLPWLGAWFSHATSGRLFETSLSLNQDSIEKERQLRQTFQLQELQEELTSTRLELDHVQQEIARSRSPSPRRMRSRSSSPLPLRSCSPGRARSTNASRHAFLVARFGDIYSKDRFDAERILRMYINDMEMVQRIIYTAAVESFQAAKMAYRQFKMRVRKTLSIGHSGPESLEDTVMDYIVRHEDLYDVQASVNEVIRSMNINPKISSTPEFDFAVISSFIRELCRVAFSMQTLTPPLDIAFGMDGELFSETKYHRSVDSDYTAALVAYHVWPALMENDVVIVKGEAVTKRGALWSHRSRSRSRNRSVSPLLSHLSRSRSPSPQRSGSPSRALR
- the SPATA18 gene encoding mitochondria-eating protein isoform X1, with protein sequence MTSMIQGQLFTILNETSQDGGHYAGVETIKTRLLPWLGAWFSHATSGRLFETSLSLNQDSIEKERQLRQTFQLQELQEELTSTRLELDHVQQDLKASRAQEENSLRRLDHLNDYEQQIEMLRDELSILDAQKSVLQSRIARSRSPSPRRMRSRSSSPLPLRSCSPGRARSTNASRHAFLVARFGDIYSKDRFDAERILRMYINDMEMVQRIIYTAAVESFQAAKMAYRQFKMRVRKTLSIGHSGPESLEDTVMDYIVRHEDLYDVQASVNEVIRSMNINPKISSTPEFDFAVISSFIRELCRVAFSMQTLTPPLDIAFGMDGELFSETKYHRSVDSDYTAALVAYHVWPALMENDVVIVKGEAVTKRGALWSHRSRSRSRNRSVSPLLSHLSRSRSPSPQRSGSPSRALR